The DNA sequence aatagtttaaataataacaaatgaaaaaaaaaaaagaaacataaaaagtaATTGGTATTTAGGTAATTTAAAAGACAGaaaatttggttaaaaaaaaaaaagcagccaAGCTATGACACATTCATATTTTCCTCTtgtatgaaaaaaagaaaaagaaaaataaagacttTCCTTGGCTAATGTCTatagtatatattaattttgtctttTCCTTTTCAAGGGTTACCAAAGTCATCTCAAACACCTTTTAGATTCGCACTTTCTAGCACACTAGTGAATATAAGAATGAAGAATAAACGATTTTCAAGTTTATAGCAGTAATATTACTATAAACATATATATGAGGGAAGCATTTGGCTGATGTAACTATGACGTCATAAAATGTAGGTACAATTTTTGACATTGATTGGAATTATTGGAGAACCAATTTTAGTGAGTGAAATTCGCAGCCCCAGCAAATGGAATCCTTCTACTTATGGTGGTTGATACTATGGGCAAACAGTAGTTGACAAATTCGAATAGGAGAAAGCAATTGGAATAaggtgtaattttattttaatttattttttatggtgtATAAAGTAGGAGATAGAAAATGTCCCAAGCACTTATTAGCCATTTGTCTTTGAAGTTGGAGAGTGGAACTCTTTATCAAGATTTTATATGATGTTAGTGTTTAGTGCCCTACCACATGAAAGCTATAATCAAGTAGAATATTAAATCTTAAAAAGCAGAGAGATCATATAAAACCCACACAATAGAATCTATAATTaatagttaatattttatgttctCATAGGTGGCATACACATCCTgataatgaattgagaaaatataTCTTGGGTGGAAATTGAGAAAATTATAGTTTATAAAGTTCTGTAAGGTTTTTGCCAGGTAAAGTAGATGTAGAATGGGAGTAATATGTGAAATGTAATTTGAAAGAAATTTATGGATTAAAgaggttattattattgttatttacaAAGAATGAGAAAAGTTTAATAAGAATTACAATCTTATCAGATAATGGTAAAGCATACTTTTTGGTGCTCAAAACACATTAGTGATGAATAATTAAACCCCAAaaaattctctctttctcttcggTTGGAAATGGAACTTGAAAGAGTGGATTATCGATATAAAGTGGAGTACATGCAATATCATTATAGAACCAAAAGAAGGTCCATTGTTcatcaaaatgaaaatgaaagccaCAGAATAAGAAAAGAGGAGGACTTAAAAACAAGGATTGTCATCAATGAGGTCTCTTAATCTGAGTACAAAGGGACCCTACTTTGAGACATCAACAGTTTCAAATTTTATGTCAACCAagataataacaataatgattGACACATTATCCCGTGGGATGTTTGGTCCTCAAAACTTGTTTGGTTTAATATAATGGAAGCTCTAATAATTCTTATATATGTGGCCATGCTGGAATTTTGGGACACCAAAAGGGTTCGAATCAAACATCAATTTGATAGATACTGAATCATATGATTGCTATTAATGCTTGGTTTACAGCTTCAAAGACAAGTTATCTGTGGTCCTCCTCATTGGGGTGGCTGATAGCAATGTGCTAAGAGTGACAACGTGGCATGGCCTGCTTAAATCTTATTTTTGGTCGTGGCCTGCTTAAGCTTTTATTACTACTGTCGGCTTTTGCGGGGGAGGTTTAAGAAAAATCGCTTTTTGCCTGATACAATACATGAAAAAATTTGATACGTAATGAAATATTGTTGACATTGtcaacaatatattttttttccttggtCTGGTTGGGACAATAGCTTCCGATGCTGGTTTTGGTAACAACTTGGGCTTATGTTTTTGGTAAACAATCGTATTTTTACAACAACAAATTTTCAAGTGGTTTCAACTTTCATACCACAAGTTGGGCTTCTGCATGCTGAGTTATTGAATTTGAACCCAAATCTGCAAGTTTAGGAAGCTTGAGCCCATTATAATCATACAAATATGGAAGCAAAAATAAAATTACGATAAAAATTAATGACAGCCCATGTCTGGCCCAATGCAAATAATCTAATAGGACAATCCGTCCAACCCAACACACATAAAGTTTCAATAGGGCTTACAGCCTTCCCTATAGCCCAACAAGGTTTGCATGAAGGGTCTTGCCAGGTGTTACCAAATACCAATGATGAACGCTGGTCCGTAATTTGCTGAtttttataagagaaattctaaaatttaaatggctaacaactttttcttttttacacAAAGTATTAgtctctattctttttttttttcttttacaaaaaaaTTCAAGAATGAACAGATTAAGAGTAATCCTTTAGTCTAACAATCTAATACTATACTTTTAACCCACACTTTTAAACATTGTTGGTTCTTGCAAAAAACCAATAAATTTTACGAACCTTCTAGCAATCCTTTTTTGTTTAATTCAATCAAATGTATCCTTGTGTTAAAAAATGATTTGtatattgttttttctttttaggaCAAATTGGCTTGCTGTGTAAATTATTATTACTTACACACGCTGCTACTTTTCAATCCATGGGCGCTTTTACATGGTGATATTGCTAACCTATGCCATAAGCACCTCGACGTGTTTAGAGTCGTGTGTTCCAGCTACATTGATTTTGCAAACTAGTAATCAAACAGGTACAACGTTCAACTTGTGAAAACAGTTCAAGAACCCAGAAAAAGAAAGCAGGGCAGCAAGGTTGCTGCAGAGAAATGATGGAACTCAGGGATTTTTGTGAAAAACAGAATTCTATTTGATTGAGTGTTCTGGTTCTGGAGTACATTacacttctttttccttttatatctctAGTTAAGTCACCTCATTTATATCTACATTCTCTACACAACTAAACAAACATGCTATGTTGGCTAATTTTGTTGTTCCTATATCTTTGCCAAATGCCACACATCGAATTATGTCACAAAGCAGTAGCTTTTCTCCCACATAATGACTTAATGTGTTTCATAAGCGATTTAAGTGCTTAAGGCCTTAAGCATAAGAAAGCAACTCAATAATATTTTGAGCTGCAACAAACAAGCCACACTCGCAAGCTTATGATTGAAGAATAATGTGACAACAAAAATGATCTTTTTTTTTCTGGGTGAAGCAGGTAATAAAAAGTGCAGTGATCAACATGAAAGTGATGTAGCAGACTAGCAGGTGAAAAACCACACTAATACCAGCACCTACATGAAAGTTACTAAAAATTGAATAACATAAATTACAAAGGCTATGGCTGAATCAAGCTACAAGATTCAGTTAATATTACCGGTAGCATTTCCATTGGAGAAAGGGAAAAATTACCGTTAGAACATAGAATATGTTTGATGACATTTACCAAAGTTCACAGCTACTCAGTTCAAGCGCCTTACACTCCCTCCTTCCATGTTACTAAGTTGTTTTGATTTTTCTAGGAACCTTTTGACATATTGCATCTACATaccttaatttataaatatactaCAACATATCTAGTATAAAATGGAGAGAGTATTTGACTACCACAATATTGCAGCACCAAGGCCTGGCTTTCATTCATGGACATGTACGCGGGCACTGTCTAATGCTCCGTTTGGTTGATGTATAGGATGAGACATAGACACAAAGACATAGACATTAAAGACATtgacataaaatatttgtgtctatgtattgtgtttggtaaaaataatgaacaagacacaaatatttgaaaaagactgAATTACCCTTCATTTAACCACAATTTTATCAACACCACTACACACCCATCACCTCAAACACTACATATGTCAttacaattaaatttttatttcttttcgtaTTTTTTTCCTTCTAATATCATCTCAAATTatcattcaaatattaaatatacaattttttttgaaaaaaaaaatagaaaaccaaagcctaaaatttatcaaagattaattaaaatttaaataaataaaaagttaaatgtataattttttttttgaaaaaaatgggaGAACAAATTTGattgtaaaatctaaaagagaaagtaaaaaaagaaatatttgaagaGATAAGaggataaattttgaaaatttaaaaattgaataagggtaaaagagtaaaaaattagtgtctcacaAGTTGTGTCTCAGTGTCTCATCAAATTGGAGGTACACAAATTTAGTGTCTCCGTGTCCATCCGTGTCCTCCCGTGTCCATCAAAAATTTGTGTCACACCAAACCAAACAGCAGACATGTGTCACCTGTCCATGTCTCATGGACATCAACCAAACACTACCCAAGTGTCTAGTGTCTAGAATTGAATAGAAATGATTTGAAAATACTgctggaaaatcatgaagaattaCCATGTTGTAAACAAAAGGAACCTTTGAGGACATAGTTTAGAAAGGTATGGTTAAGAATTTCTACAAATTATTTTGTCTCACTATAAAGGCACGACATTATGTTCTGAATTCTCTAGTGCAAATATTAACAGACTACATTATTTTCAGATTTACTATCAAGCTGCAAGATGAGCCTAAGAACAGAAACATAGAGAAGAGAACAATTGTAAATGTACTAACTGAGCAGCTGCTAAAACATTGAATATACTAAAGGAAAATTACTTTCTCACTATGCCTATTATCAAATAATCTGATGCATTAAATAATTGATTATACAATTACACTCCAATAGTAAAACTGCATTTTGAAGAATGCATTCAAATTACTCGATTGCCCCATGCAAATCAGGTATATAAGCTAGTAATAAGTATTAACAGAATGCAGCATTGCTAATAAGAAATTACAAGGAATTAAATTGTACTCACAGAATTGATTACTTCTTCTTCTTGCCAGCAATAGCAACCTTCTTACCCTTCAAGGTCCTGCAATTGTTCTTTGTACGCTGTCCTCGGCAAGGAAGACCCTGAATATGCCTTATTCCTCTGTAGCACTGAATCTCCTTCAATCTCCTTATATTCAACGCATTAAACCTCCTCTGATAAAATCAATAAACACGTCAATAACCTAAACGTTTCTTCTTAATTAACACAGTTGCTTAAACGAAAGGAAACTAACCAAATCGCCTTCGATGACGTATTTGGAGACTTCATCCCTAAGAGTGATGAGTTCCTCCTCGCTGAGATCCTTAGTGACCTTGTTGTCCATGCTAATATCGCAGAGAATCTTGCGAGCTCTGCTTCTCCCGATTCCATGGATGTACTGTAGCGAGAACTCGATTCTCTTGTTGTTCGGAATCTCCACTCCGCCAACACGAGCGCACTCTATGCTTAATCCTCTCACCTGAACAcacaaattcaaaattaaacaaagaaattttaaaaaatgtaggTGGAGTTTGATTTATGTTACCTTGGGAGGGTTGAGAACGGGAAAGGAGACGGTTCTCGAAAGAGGTTTAGGGTTTGAGATTAGGGCGAGGGAGGGAGATACGGGCATTGCTAGCGTTTGTGCCATGCTTGAGttgttcttctctttctctgctgCTACTAACTCCAATCATCTTCATATTTGATAGTCACTCATATCTTTATCCAATTATTTCTATCACTTCCTTACCCGAATGTTTGGATCCAAAATTCAATTCTTTTTTCAGTTAAGGCCTATTGGGCCAAACTAATTGTCTTATGATTTGGGCTTTATTGTGCTTCTTGGGCCAAACTAATTTGAGGGAATGGAAAGCCCTAACCGTATAGGGTGCCGGATTTGAAGGAAAGGGGGAAAAAGAGGGGAATGAGGGAGATGAAAGGAAGGTTGTGAAGACAGAGATGAGAGGATCTGACGtggcaaaatctgaatggatagattcttattttctttttctttttttttgaaaaatgaaagaataaaaaagagaGGGGTTGGGTTGGTTTGGAAAATGGGGagtgggaagaagaagaagggggttaTTGTTATTGGTATCAGTTGGTGGGTGCGAGGTGCGACGATCGGTGGTGGCAACGGAAACCGGAGCGTCACGCAGGATCGGAGATCTTCCATTTCCGTCCAGCGAACACATTCCTCCGCTGTTCTGTCCGCCGCTAAGGATAGGGAAGGAGCCCTCGGCGGTGCCATAGCTTCTCCCAGCTCGGCGCAGCATTGATTCCTCTGCAACCACCTCTGGCGGCCGCGCAGATCGTCGTTGTTCCCTCTCTCATGAGTGCTTCGGCGTTGCTTTGGTGTAAAATGTTTTTGGACGGAAGGTTTAATCTGTTTGAAAAGGGCTTAGGGAGGGAATCGTGTTTTAACGGGGTTGTTAGAGTGGGTAGTATTAGGATAGAGAAACCAAAGTGAGGGATCCGGGCATACAACTCTACAACCAACAATTTTGGATCCCAAATTCTTGCTTGAGGTTGCTTAGGAGCTTAATGTACTTtgtgtgggatcccggaggattgTTGAAGAGCAAGAATGGTTGGCAATTCAAGGATGGTTGgaagcacaagcctccttgatgTGAGCTACAACCAAAAGTCCAACTTGAGGACtcaaaaccaaagtgctaggggggagacaccccaccatggtaatatcctttcaaccagtgacggacccagaaaatttaTGGTAAGGGGGCAAAAATAATTCACATTATtatcaaaagatatattaatttaaatttaaaaagagctCTTTTATAAAAGCATTACTACTCGCACTATCAGATTTCATAAGATAATAATAGAGATAAAAAACAGCATCTTATGAAATACTATATTCCAAttaattgctaaattcatcaaacCAATCAGCATTAAATTTACCAAAAAAAGTCCCAAAATATGTTTGTAGAAAATTATATTCTCTTGGTTGACAATGatcttttcacaaataaatttgtcTAATTTCATCTCTgtcatttatatcataatttaaaattttgggtCGTTGTTCAGGATCAACTATGAAACTTTTTACattgaattttaaaaacttttttttattagaagagaCTAATGAAGTGACTTCAGATTCTAGTGGTagctttcttttaaaatatttttccattattatttctaaaaataaaaaatatatattctaaattagtaaattgatcgattcactttagaaatttatatgcaacataattatatataatagaatagaatgaaagataaacaaataaataataaggatcactaaatcaaaaataaaataaaatatataaattcatgaagagaatataaaaatagattaatacctaaactataattgtttgaattaaaatttgcaatcgaaaatatgaaaagagaaacaataaaattgaaaaaaaacataaaatcatAGAGAGCTgtataaaacaaaatagagaatttaaaatttacctgTTGATGAAGACAAGATGACCACTAAAcaaggaatagaaaaaaaatgttgaaaatatgaaactaagaagagagtttaagagaataaatgagTGACGACTAGGATTTGAGAATGAGAGAAgactaaatttaattaggttaactCATAATCAAAATGATAGCAAGATAAAATGGATTCAAGGttttaaataattagtttaatttatttgtaatgggatcatttaaaatttaaaatgggggcatattatatatgtatatatttttttttgtttaaaaaaattaaatgagagtgggggcaagtgcccccccATGGTTCCATGTAGGTCCGTGCCTGCTTTCaacctttctttcttttagtctTTGTTTATTGAATTTTGTCTCTTTGATTAGCATAGTTTGATTGCATTTTAGGTTTAATTTAGTAGTATTTTATGTTTGATCATGTGTTTTTTATGAATGATATGTTTTGGGCTTGAAAAGCTTTGATTGATATCATGGTTGGTGCCTTAGAGGCTTTAAAAATGTTGCAGAAACAgagttctgtgcgtgcgcacagccttgAGCGTACGCACACTTCCCCTGTTTTTCCccatctgtgcgtgcgcacacccgtTGTAGCACGCTCTGTTCGCAGCGCTCGCACCCTCTATGCACGCGCACCCCACCACATTTTCATTCTGAGCGTCTGCACGCgaccttgtgcgtacacacacatggtcactttgtttaaaaaaaataaaaagtgttcTGTGTGTCTGCACAgcactgtgcgcacgcacacgtcttTTGACCCTCTCTGCCAGCAGCGCTCGCACGTCTTGTGTGTATGAACCCCTCCCCCCAAAATTTTTgcttgtgtgcatacgcacacttttctgtgcgtacgcacgggtcgCATTCTGGGCGTTATGAGAAAGGATACCCTGTTCAGCCAGCAGTCTTCCTCTCTCTTCTCcttgctgctgctgcttctttcttcttccacccTTCTACACCACCCGACCTTTCTTCCGGCGACCACCACCGTCGCCGTCCCACCACTACcgccaccactctctctctctctctctctctctctctctctctctctctatttcttctcttctattattcatttcttcttttttttttctttttcttcttcttcctttcttctcttctctggcGAAACTTCGTCGCCGTGAGCCTCGCAATGGCTAACACAAGTGCCACTATTGCCTATccctttcttttctattcttcatcttctcaattttcttgttttaatcttcCTTTTTATGCTTAGTTGCttgcttaattttttttctttatttaactttGGTTATTTAGCTTAACTTTTGCTTAATTGCTTGTTTGTTACATTGCAAGTATTCAATTGTTGACTTATGGGTTGTTGCTGTTTGAATTTTGGCTTGAATTGATGAATATGTGCACCGCATACCATGTGTTTCTTTAAATACCTGAATGAACTCTTTGTTTAATTCATATATTGTCATGACCATATGTGTTggactatatccttgtttggAATTCTGATCAAGAATTGTGCACCTTTGAATGGTTATATTTTCAATCATGTACATGTTGTTTATTGTCTTGAGTTACTAGCACCAAATTGATTTAGAAATTgactttttgtctcttatttggtgcaatttttaacaagtacatattgaatttagtgaattgaatggaattacttgttcatcatggtcTTTAAGTCAGtataatcacatcacaaggtattttctccttgttaatgctttacatttgtttgagttgacttaaCTTGATTCTATCAAGTTTGTCACCTTTTTGTAACAAACACCTTAACCATGTGATTATTTGAGTATTCCTAAGAATGaataagtaattttcttttcatcattaaaTTGGTTATTGCttattgtgctattttattaattttgcgctttcacttgcacaatttcaatatccgaTAATTCCTACATTCAATTCACCCTTGTTGTAGTTGCCTAAGTTTGCAAGTGCTTAAATGATGCTCATCTATTGCTTACATCTTAGGacatttaattgaggaactcacTTTTCACTTTTTGATTGTGTGGGTGCTATTTTTACCGGCCGTTGTGTGTATTCTAACCGCGTGCAGACTTGGAATACACACATGGCTCATCTTTTTGTCATACCACACAACTATGcaaacttcctcaattagatgcttatttgcTTACTCCTTTACTCTTTTGTGCCACTTGCCTTTTGATTCTTAATTATACTTTATCCATTCTTTTTTAGGATGAGACGTCAAGGTAAGAGCCGGGAGAGGAGGAGGACACCGAGGATGGAGATGCCAAGAATGCTTTATACTTGGTGATTTCCACACAACCCAAGCCCCCGCATCCACCAACCGAAGGTGGAAGAACGTAAAGCTTCATTCCTCCCAGATCGTgttcatgcacggaggaccgtgcaatgcttaagtgtgggggatgattcgtcattttggggtgtaaactttcttttccgaacactttacactttatttttatttctttttattatgttttttgtagatattggagtgttttttattgttgcattgcattttcttttacTACATATATCCTAGACTATTCATAATTTATATctattgcattttgcatctttttcATGGTacatattttatagatagaagttgtgattggaagATGTAAAAAGTATAATGCctattcaattttgtcctaattgttcatgttagtttttgcaatgttgaaaattagggaaagaactagaaaattttgaaaaaatttgcatccgtcacaacatacatacatataggaaataagttttagtgaagaacaacaaaattttcaagaattttgtttcaagggaattctattgaattgattgagaaaattgttttcaaacttgTTAGAATGATTTCTTTATGaaacatagaagagtaaagaacaaataccttgtgagtttttgagccatattgtgtggttgcatattttaaccactattttgttcttgtgtgatatgctccttctatgattgtgatattggttttgcttgattctttatttccgattattgatgtttgaatgcattgagcatgattgaggccatttttgaattaaactcactcacccatataGCCTAACCCTttgcatctaccattgttaaccccttTGAGACTTAATTGACCCACATTGTTTTAACATTACCACATTACAATCTTAAGCAGAAAACCATAATTcaccttggattgtatccttgattggcttaggttgaggagtgtgttACATTTAAGTGTGAGAGAATTTTGAAAGATATTAGTAGTgaatgaaaaattttgttttgggtATTTCAttgaaaaatttggaaaaatgggtgcacattcatgtatcaatttgcttta is a window from the Arachis hypogaea cultivar Tifrunner chromosome 17, arahy.Tifrunner.gnm2.J5K5, whole genome shotgun sequence genome containing:
- the LOC112765917 gene encoding small ribosomal subunit protein uS13c encodes the protein MAQTLAMPVSPSLALISNPKPLSRTVSFPVLNPPKVRGLSIECARVGGVEIPNNKRIEFSLQYIHGIGRSRARKILCDISMDNKVTKDLSEEELITLRDEVSKYVIEGDLRRFNALNIRRLKEIQCYRGIRHIQGLPCRGQRTKNNCRTLKGKKVAIAGKKKK